The Sorangiineae bacterium MSr11367 genome window below encodes:
- a CDS encoding Flp family type IVb pilin, translating to MNKDIMKLVKDEKGATAIEYGLLLVAILLIVAGAYKKLGKAVKGAANDAKGEF from the coding sequence ATGAACAAAGACATCATGAAGCTGGTCAAGGACGAGAAGGGTGCAACCGCGATCGAATACGGCTTGCTCCTCGTCGCCATTCTCCTCATCGTCGCTGGCGCCTACAAGAAGCTCGGCAAGGCCGTCAAAGGCGCTGCCAACGACGCCAAGGGCGAGTTCTGA
- a CDS encoding amidohydrolase family protein: MGLSSLPMRHFTSPRRLFTLLASLSSLASLAFAPGCGGAAPAPSAPHAASTTAQDDVARAPEVAAAAPVDPSALPKQRAIVLRAARLFDGKADRVVEGGVALLVENGLITQVGKTVTPPGDAEQIDLGDSTLLPGFIDAHTHVTFEASDNFYRDSYQFLHRFPAEQAFYGAASAKKLLEAGFTTIRDLGSEELLDVGLRNAIEAGLVPGPRMLVAVHPIGATGGHADQDPYPPARMKEPGVYEGICNGPESCRAAVREQVKYGADLIKVMASGGVLSLADAVDTPQLTLEELRAIVEEAHRLGKKVAAHCHGDSAAKLAVTAGVDSIEHASFLKPPTLALMKSKGTVLVPTFLAGAYTGGKLDKFPPPIQAKAKAAFAAHEQMFKDAMRAGVTVAFGTDSGVSPHGINAQEFALMTGGGMTPAAALRAATSAGATLLGIAAQTGTLEKGKLADVVAVPGNPLKDIRQTEHVAFVMRAGKIYKRSERGM, translated from the coding sequence ATGGGCCTATCGTCGCTGCCGATGCGCCATTTCACGTCCCCTCGCAGGTTGTTCACCCTCCTCGCTTCGCTCTCGTCACTGGCTTCTCTGGCCTTCGCCCCCGGATGCGGCGGCGCAGCCCCGGCCCCCTCGGCACCGCACGCGGCATCGACCACGGCGCAGGACGACGTGGCGCGAGCTCCGGAGGTGGCGGCCGCCGCGCCGGTCGATCCGTCGGCACTGCCCAAGCAGCGCGCCATCGTCCTGCGGGCCGCGCGTCTCTTCGATGGAAAGGCCGACCGGGTCGTCGAAGGCGGCGTTGCCCTGCTCGTCGAAAATGGGCTGATCACGCAGGTGGGAAAGACGGTCACCCCACCGGGTGACGCCGAGCAGATCGATCTCGGCGACAGCACCTTGCTGCCAGGCTTCATCGACGCGCACACGCACGTCACCTTCGAAGCGAGCGACAACTTTTACCGCGACTCGTACCAGTTTCTGCATCGCTTTCCCGCCGAGCAAGCGTTTTACGGTGCGGCGTCGGCGAAGAAGCTTCTCGAGGCGGGCTTCACCACCATCCGCGATCTCGGCTCCGAAGAGCTTCTCGACGTCGGGCTTCGCAATGCCATCGAAGCGGGACTCGTTCCAGGCCCGCGCATGCTCGTCGCGGTGCATCCCATCGGTGCGACGGGTGGGCACGCGGACCAAGATCCGTATCCGCCCGCGCGCATGAAAGAGCCCGGCGTGTACGAGGGCATTTGCAACGGCCCCGAATCGTGCCGTGCCGCCGTGCGCGAGCAGGTGAAATACGGGGCCGATCTCATCAAGGTGATGGCCTCGGGCGGCGTCTTGTCGCTCGCCGACGCCGTCGATACGCCGCAACTCACGTTGGAGGAGCTGCGCGCCATCGTCGAGGAAGCGCATCGCCTCGGCAAGAAGGTCGCCGCGCACTGCCATGGCGACAGTGCGGCGAAGCTCGCGGTCACCGCGGGGGTCGACTCCATCGAGCATGCGTCGTTCTTGAAGCCGCCGACCCTTGCGCTGATGAAGTCCAAGGGGACCGTCCTCGTGCCCACCTTTCTCGCGGGCGCGTACACCGGCGGCAAGTTGGACAAGTTCCCGCCGCCGATTCAGGCCAAGGCGAAGGCCGCTTTTGCAGCGCATGAGCAGATGTTCAAAGATGCCATGCGCGCCGGCGTCACCGTGGCCTTCGGCACCGACTCGGGCGTCTCGCCGCACGGCATCAATGCGCAGGAGTTCGCCCTCATGACGGGGGGCGGCATGACCCCGGCGGCCGCACTTCGCGCCGCCACGTCGGCGGGTGCGACGCTACTCGGTATTGCCGCGCAAACGGGGACCCTCGAAAAGGGGAAGCTCGCGGACGTCGTGGCGGTGCCGGGCAATCCGCTCAAGGACATCCGGCAGACCGAGCACGTTGCGTTCGTGATGCGCGCGGGCAAAATCTACAAGCGATCCGAACGGGGAATGTAA
- a CDS encoding UDP-N-acetylmuramate dehydrogenase yields MRQKQNVPLAGHTTLRLGGPAARLLEIESVDELVATVRDLDARGEPVLVLGGGSNLVVADEGFAGTVLKLAFDAIAISSGEVIVDAGADWDRLVARAIDEGWRGVECLSGIPGSVGATPMQNVGAYGQEVSQTISRVRVLDRSTGAVSWIASQDCAFAYRSSRFRGQSRYIVVQVAFAFPHDSQNRLGSPIRYAELSRALGIAEGERAPLREVRDVVLRLRGAKGMLLDPSDPESVSAGSFFVNPIVDAAAVARIERTAGAAVPRFPMPDGSVKVPAAWLIERAGFAKGYGRGGVSISRKHALALVHRGNGSTRELLALAREVRDTVQSRFGVELSAEPIMVGCAL; encoded by the coding sequence ATGCGACAAAAGCAGAATGTCCCGCTCGCGGGGCATACCACCCTGCGCCTGGGAGGACCGGCGGCGCGTCTGTTGGAAATCGAAAGCGTGGACGAGCTCGTGGCCACCGTGCGCGACCTCGATGCGCGTGGCGAGCCGGTGCTCGTGCTCGGCGGCGGTAGCAACCTGGTGGTCGCCGACGAGGGATTCGCCGGCACCGTACTCAAGTTGGCCTTCGATGCCATCGCCATTTCGTCCGGCGAGGTGATCGTCGATGCGGGCGCCGATTGGGATCGCCTGGTTGCGCGCGCGATCGACGAAGGATGGCGCGGGGTCGAGTGCCTCTCGGGGATCCCGGGTTCCGTGGGGGCCACCCCCATGCAGAACGTGGGCGCCTACGGGCAGGAGGTGAGCCAGACCATCTCGCGCGTGCGCGTGCTCGATCGCAGCACCGGCGCGGTGTCGTGGATCGCCAGCCAAGACTGCGCCTTCGCCTACCGAAGCAGCCGTTTTCGCGGGCAGTCGCGCTACATCGTCGTGCAGGTCGCCTTCGCCTTTCCGCACGATAGCCAAAATAGGCTGGGGAGCCCGATCCGCTACGCGGAGCTTTCGCGTGCCTTGGGCATCGCCGAAGGGGAGCGCGCCCCTCTCCGCGAGGTGCGTGACGTCGTGCTTCGCCTGCGCGGTGCGAAGGGCATGCTTCTCGACCCGAGCGATCCCGAAAGCGTGAGCGCCGGTTCCTTTTTCGTGAACCCCATCGTCGATGCCGCCGCCGTCGCGCGCATCGAACGAACCGCGGGCGCCGCCGTCCCGCGCTTCCCCATGCCCGACGGCTCGGTGAAGGTGCCCGCCGCATGGCTCATCGAGCGGGCAGGCTTCGCCAAGGGCTACGGCCGTGGTGGTGTGAGCATCTCGCGCAAGCACGCCCTTGCGCTCGTCCACCGCGGAAATGGCAGCACGCGCGAGCTCCTCGCCCTTGCCCGCGAGGTTCGCGACACCGTCCAATCGCGCTTTGGGGTCGAGCTTTCGGCCGAGCCAATCATGGTCGGCTGCGCGCTATGA
- the hrpB gene encoding ATP-dependent helicase HrpB, producing the protein MHSLPIDPLLPEIVRTLDEEPSLVLEAPPGAGKTTRVPRALLEQPSGASRGEIIVLEPRRLAARLAARRVAEELGETAGETVGYQVRFEDVTGPKTRLRFVTEAILTRRFIRDPELAGVGAVVLDEFHERHLHGDVALAYLRHLQRTSRPDLRLVLMSATLDAEPAARFLGCRSLRSEGKRFEVRIEHAAGADERPLELQVASAIRALPMDGDALVFLPGAREIRRAQEALEKAAAERGLLVLPLHGDLAPAEQDRAIRPADRPKVILATNVAESSVTIDGVVAVIDSGLARVMGHDPWSGLPRLRVEKVSRASATQRAGRAGRTRPGVCVRLYTKMDFERRPEHQPPEIARLDLTELLLELRARKVDRELTWLDAPPPVALASAEELLTRLGALDAQGEVTPIGHRMLRFPLHPRTARLLVEAEERGVFDDATVLAALLGERDVRTSGRARFDRGPSAHDVATEDSDLLQMRDLFREAQETRFAPNIVRAIGLDPGATFAVDRAQKQLRRMGRTKRSDAGSDTDLLKCVLAGYPDRVARRVRGRTLAMAGGGRAELSEASVVRDAPWLVAVDGDEKSVRIASAIEPDWLIEFFADRIVESTRTTFVRASERVESVSAMSYEGLVLDESPANRPDDTKAAELLAEAVLADGMTGLSRFAAEGALDAWVARARFAHTVDASIPLVDDAFLRDVLLAQCMGRRSFAELRETSFVDAIQTHLGPGPTARIFTLAPERITLAAGRSVKIRYEAEKAPHIASRLQDFFGMSETPRVGGGKVPLVVHLLAPNQRAVQVTSDLKGFWERHYPSIRKELSRKYPKHAWPERPES; encoded by the coding sequence GTGCATTCGCTTCCCATCGACCCACTTTTGCCCGAGATCGTGCGCACCCTCGACGAGGAACCGAGCCTCGTTCTCGAGGCTCCCCCCGGCGCTGGCAAGACCACGCGCGTTCCGCGAGCCCTTCTCGAGCAGCCATCTGGCGCGTCGCGCGGGGAGATCATCGTGCTGGAACCGCGCCGGTTGGCGGCGCGGCTCGCGGCGCGGCGCGTGGCCGAGGAGCTCGGTGAGACGGCGGGCGAAACCGTGGGCTACCAGGTGCGGTTCGAGGACGTGACCGGGCCGAAAACGCGGCTTCGTTTCGTCACGGAGGCCATCCTCACGCGCCGTTTCATCCGCGATCCCGAGCTTGCCGGCGTGGGCGCCGTGGTGCTGGACGAGTTTCACGAGCGGCACCTCCATGGCGACGTGGCCCTCGCCTACCTGCGGCACCTGCAGAGAACCTCGCGGCCGGATCTGCGCCTGGTGCTCATGTCGGCCACCCTGGATGCGGAGCCCGCGGCGCGGTTTCTCGGCTGCCGCTCGCTTCGCTCGGAGGGAAAGCGCTTCGAGGTGCGCATCGAACACGCCGCCGGCGCCGACGAGCGGCCGCTGGAACTGCAGGTGGCATCCGCCATTCGCGCCCTCCCGATGGATGGCGACGCCCTGGTGTTTCTGCCCGGTGCGCGGGAAATACGGCGGGCGCAGGAGGCCCTGGAAAAGGCGGCCGCCGAACGCGGGCTGCTCGTGCTGCCGCTGCATGGAGATCTCGCGCCGGCGGAGCAAGACCGGGCGATTCGCCCTGCGGATCGGCCCAAGGTGATCCTCGCGACCAACGTGGCCGAATCGTCGGTGACCATCGACGGCGTGGTGGCGGTCATCGACAGCGGCTTGGCACGCGTGATGGGCCACGATCCGTGGTCGGGGCTCCCGCGCTTGCGCGTGGAAAAGGTGAGCCGCGCCTCGGCCACGCAGCGCGCGGGGCGTGCCGGACGAACGCGGCCCGGCGTGTGCGTGCGCCTGTACACGAAGATGGACTTCGAGCGCCGCCCCGAGCATCAACCGCCCGAGATTGCACGCCTCGATCTGACGGAGCTCCTGCTCGAACTGCGCGCGCGAAAGGTCGATCGCGAGCTGACGTGGCTCGATGCGCCCCCGCCGGTGGCGTTGGCCTCGGCCGAAGAGCTGCTCACGCGCCTGGGGGCGCTCGATGCGCAGGGCGAGGTGACCCCCATCGGGCATCGCATGCTGCGCTTTCCCCTTCATCCCCGAACGGCGCGCCTACTGGTCGAGGCCGAAGAGCGCGGCGTCTTCGACGATGCCACGGTGCTCGCCGCGCTCTTGGGCGAGCGCGATGTGCGCACCTCCGGGCGCGCCCGTTTCGATCGCGGTCCCAGCGCCCACGACGTCGCGACGGAAGACTCGGATCTCTTGCAGATGCGCGACCTTTTTCGGGAGGCGCAGGAGACGCGCTTCGCGCCGAACATCGTGCGCGCCATCGGCCTGGATCCTGGGGCCACGTTCGCCGTGGACCGCGCGCAAAAGCAACTGCGGCGCATGGGACGCACGAAGAGGAGCGACGCCGGCTCGGACACCGATTTGCTGAAGTGCGTGCTCGCCGGCTATCCCGATCGCGTGGCACGGCGTGTTCGCGGAAGGACGCTCGCCATGGCCGGGGGAGGCCGCGCGGAGCTCTCCGAGGCGAGCGTCGTGCGCGATGCCCCGTGGCTCGTGGCGGTCGACGGGGACGAAAAGTCAGTGCGCATCGCCAGCGCCATCGAGCCGGATTGGCTCATCGAGTTCTTCGCCGATCGCATCGTCGAAAGCACACGCACCACCTTCGTGCGCGCCTCGGAGCGGGTCGAGTCGGTGAGCGCGATGAGCTACGAAGGCCTTGTGCTCGACGAATCACCGGCCAATCGGCCGGACGACACAAAGGCGGCTGAGCTGCTCGCCGAAGCCGTCCTTGCCGACGGTATGACAGGCCTGTCGCGATTCGCGGCGGAGGGCGCGCTCGATGCGTGGGTGGCGCGTGCGCGTTTCGCGCACACCGTGGATGCCTCGATCCCCTTGGTGGACGATGCGTTCTTGCGCGACGTGCTCCTCGCGCAATGCATGGGGCGACGCAGTTTTGCCGAGCTGCGGGAGACATCGTTCGTGGATGCCATCCAGACACACCTCGGGCCTGGCCCCACGGCGCGCATCTTCACGCTGGCCCCCGAGCGCATCACCCTGGCCGCCGGAAGGAGCGTCAAAATTCGGTACGAGGCCGAGAAAGCCCCGCACATCGCCTCGCGCCTTCAAGACTTCTTCGGCATGAGCGAGACGCCGCGCGTGGGTGGCGGAAAGGTCCCCCTCGTCGTCCATCTCCTCGCGCCGAACCAGCGCGCCGTACAGGTGACAAGCGACCTCAAGGGCTTCTGGGAGCGGCATTACCCCTCGATCCGCAAGGAGCTTTCTCGGAAATATCCGAAGCACGCGTGGCCGGAACGCCCCGAGAGCTGA
- a CDS encoding protein kinase — translation MTDNFEYPSGILIPGTKYKVIRRLGAGGMGTVYEVEDTNIEKRYVLKTLHASLSSRADLAERMRREARALARLEHRNIVQVITADVTADSLRLTYLVMEKLNGHTLRTVLDNKTRLNVDTACRLSIDLLNALYHAHENRIIHRDVKPENIFLHRDADGTTVTKLLDFGIMTEADPETHTQTGHNRFIGTLRYAAPEQLSGRPITAQTDIYAAGLCLYEIITGYGPFDDLSSTSEIAHAHLNTIAPPISRHVRVPRQLEDIVRRALAKDPADRQHDAFTFAAELNRFRKSQQGALEMASLSQVETVNDPFHLSTDPGAQQRGLGISGASFARPASGGASPPPAGAPLVGGAPPYPSAPQAGAGPGAAAPAMQPSPQPLRWSEGGSSEGGSGVRASGHGTGDYPQPPGYSGSGSVPDAGSSGPSPARPGFAALADAATEFDEGDGSGSGPFPPAAGETHENALAAPMTIGGPTPVPAASFRGPLSPHPASGGSVDRNAPTGTYAPPGAPDVERSGTAIMSSVDAPSDPGHPRTLTLPQPHLQPQGSLAHSAMPVNPSYATAPAAPPPAKRGLGPVIWIVVAGSAIGAVLAIGGIYQLSARGPKSAPETITATAPSPSALGAPASAAPEPAKTTSATENVGALDAGAPAAASASAGAASPAESAKAAEDRSHRHRDTPRPSGGSGSPSPSTKKLPGSGL, via the coding sequence ATGACCGATAACTTCGAATACCCCAGCGGGATTCTCATTCCTGGAACCAAGTACAAGGTCATTCGCCGCCTCGGCGCGGGCGGAATGGGCACCGTTTACGAGGTCGAGGACACCAACATCGAGAAGCGGTACGTGCTCAAGACCCTGCACGCGTCGCTGTCCTCCCGGGCGGATTTGGCCGAGCGCATGCGCCGGGAGGCGCGCGCCCTCGCACGGCTCGAGCACCGCAACATCGTCCAGGTCATCACGGCGGACGTCACCGCGGACTCGCTGCGCCTCACCTACCTGGTGATGGAAAAGCTCAACGGGCACACGCTCCGCACGGTGCTCGACAACAAGACGCGCCTCAACGTCGACACGGCGTGCCGCCTCAGCATCGACCTTCTCAACGCGCTGTACCACGCGCACGAAAACCGCATCATCCACCGCGACGTGAAGCCGGAGAACATCTTCCTCCACCGCGACGCGGACGGCACCACGGTCACCAAGCTGCTCGACTTCGGCATCATGACCGAGGCCGATCCCGAGACGCACACGCAGACCGGGCACAATCGCTTCATCGGCACCCTGCGTTACGCCGCGCCCGAGCAGCTCTCGGGCCGCCCCATCACGGCGCAGACCGACATTTATGCCGCGGGCCTTTGCCTCTACGAGATCATCACGGGCTACGGGCCCTTCGACGATCTGTCGTCCACCTCGGAAATTGCGCACGCCCACTTGAACACGATCGCGCCGCCCATCTCGCGGCACGTTCGCGTGCCGCGGCAGCTCGAGGACATCGTGCGCCGCGCGCTGGCCAAGGATCCGGCGGATCGGCAGCATGACGCGTTCACCTTCGCCGCCGAGTTGAATCGGTTCCGCAAGTCGCAGCAGGGCGCGCTGGAGATGGCGTCGCTTTCGCAAGTCGAGACGGTGAACGATCCGTTCCATCTTTCGACGGATCCCGGTGCGCAGCAGCGCGGGTTGGGCATCAGCGGCGCGTCGTTCGCGAGGCCCGCAAGCGGCGGTGCGAGTCCGCCGCCGGCGGGTGCGCCCCTCGTGGGAGGTGCACCGCCCTATCCGTCGGCTCCGCAAGCAGGGGCGGGGCCCGGGGCCGCGGCACCGGCCATGCAGCCTTCCCCGCAGCCTCTTCGCTGGTCGGAGGGGGGCAGCTCCGAAGGGGGCAGCGGTGTGCGTGCGTCGGGCCACGGCACGGGCGATTATCCGCAGCCGCCAGGGTATTCGGGTTCGGGATCCGTTCCGGATGCCGGTTCTTCGGGGCCATCGCCCGCGCGCCCTGGCTTCGCCGCGCTGGCCGATGCGGCGACCGAGTTCGACGAGGGAGACGGGTCCGGTAGCGGTCCTTTCCCGCCGGCTGCGGGCGAGACGCACGAGAATGCCTTGGCCGCGCCCATGACCATCGGCGGGCCCACGCCCGTGCCCGCGGCGAGCTTCCGAGGGCCGCTGTCCCCGCATCCTGCAAGTGGCGGCTCCGTCGATCGCAACGCGCCCACGGGGACGTACGCGCCGCCGGGTGCGCCGGACGTGGAGCGGAGCGGCACGGCGATCATGAGCTCCGTCGATGCGCCTTCGGATCCCGGGCACCCGAGAACGCTCACCTTGCCGCAGCCGCATCTGCAGCCGCAAGGCAGCCTGGCCCACTCGGCCATGCCGGTGAATCCATCGTACGCGACCGCGCCGGCGGCGCCGCCGCCCGCCAAGCGCGGGCTCGGGCCGGTCATCTGGATCGTCGTGGCCGGGTCGGCGATTGGCGCGGTCCTGGCCATCGGCGGCATTTACCAGCTCTCCGCACGCGGCCCGAAGTCGGCCCCCGAGACGATCACCGCGACGGCCCCGTCACCGTCAGCCCTGGGTGCGCCCGCGTCGGCGGCGCCGGAACCGGCCAAAACGACGAGCGCCACCGAGAACGTGGGCGCCCTCGACGCGGGAGCGCCGGCCGCGGCCTCCGCATCTGCGGGTGCCGCCTCGCCTGCGGAGAGCGCGAAGGCGGCGGAAGACCGGTCGCACCGCCATCGCGATACGCCGCGTCCTTCGGGTGGGAGCGGCTCGCCCAGCCCGAGCACGAAGAAGCTTCCCGGCTCCGGCTTGTAG
- a CDS encoding fused MFS/spermidine synthase, which translates to MDPRHSKRGLRFALALFASAFLLFSIEPMVAKSITPLLGGTPAVWISCMLFFQALLLAGYMYVHTSLGWLGARRQALVQLVLVGLPLLALPAVVDSEQVRSWNDTTNPTFSVLLLLARTVGPAFAILSMSGPLLQGWFAALPPSDPSKAGARDPYVLYAASNAGSVVALAAYPFLIEPFIGLKRQFAVWHNGYFAFVVLVAMSALPLLMPRRPGDVEPATSTPRPDETPSERRQRVRWRSRITWAALAFVPSTYMMGVTTFITTDVAPIPLFWVLPLLLYLVTFILVFAKRQLFSDAILDRAIVIGLTLSVAASVLGGAWSTILVHLATFFFVALFCHVRLVRMRPDASELTDFFLWLSIGGALGGLLNGVIAPTFFSRSLEFPIALVLAGLCRVGSKLAETTSRARLLDGAIPLGVGALLFAVLYFGEKRDLTDSPLYVLAVAIPFVLNYASRARVPRFALGIGAILLATGLHTGSMSGLLYIDRNFFGVIRVAENKGFHVFSSGNIIHGIQYTAPERRRDPLAYYHRRGPLGDVFQAYGDRLHSVGVVGLGAGTMAAYAKADQTWTFYEINPAVVRVAQTPSLFTYLSDAFPHERGLRVEVGDARLRIEEARDASYSLIVLDAFSSDAVPVHLLTREAIDLYKRKLEPHGLLAFHISNRFLRLGPVMASIAGDRALHLVGKSLLSPSKELLDDGLQPSTWLVMSESADTLEPLVQRGYQAVHAKEGMRVWTDDYSDIIGAYRL; encoded by the coding sequence ATGGACCCTCGGCACTCGAAACGCGGGCTCCGCTTCGCGCTCGCTCTGTTTGCCAGCGCGTTTCTGCTCTTCTCCATCGAACCGATGGTCGCCAAGTCGATCACGCCGCTGCTCGGCGGGACGCCGGCGGTGTGGATCTCGTGCATGCTCTTCTTCCAGGCGCTGCTGCTCGCCGGGTACATGTATGTACACACATCTCTCGGTTGGCTCGGTGCCCGCAGGCAGGCGCTCGTCCAGCTCGTCTTGGTGGGCCTGCCGCTCCTCGCGTTGCCGGCGGTGGTCGACTCGGAGCAGGTGCGCAGCTGGAACGACACCACGAACCCGACGTTCTCGGTGCTCCTCTTGCTCGCGCGCACGGTGGGCCCGGCGTTCGCCATTCTGTCGATGAGCGGCCCGCTCCTGCAAGGCTGGTTCGCCGCACTACCGCCGTCGGATCCCTCCAAGGCCGGCGCACGCGATCCCTACGTGCTCTACGCGGCCAGCAACGCGGGGAGCGTGGTGGCACTGGCCGCGTATCCCTTTCTCATCGAGCCGTTCATCGGATTGAAACGGCAATTCGCCGTTTGGCATAATGGGTATTTCGCCTTCGTCGTGTTGGTGGCCATGTCGGCCCTGCCGCTGTTGATGCCGCGCCGGCCCGGCGACGTGGAGCCCGCAACCTCGACGCCACGGCCCGACGAAACGCCGTCGGAGCGCCGCCAGCGCGTTCGCTGGCGCTCGCGGATCACGTGGGCGGCCCTCGCCTTCGTGCCCTCCACGTACATGATGGGGGTCACCACGTTCATCACCACGGACGTGGCGCCGATTCCGCTCTTTTGGGTGCTGCCGCTGTTGCTCTATTTGGTGACGTTCATCCTCGTCTTCGCGAAGCGGCAGCTCTTCAGCGACGCCATTCTCGATCGGGCCATCGTCATCGGCCTCACGCTGTCGGTGGCGGCCAGCGTTCTCGGCGGGGCGTGGTCGACCATTTTGGTGCATCTTGCAACCTTCTTCTTCGTCGCGCTCTTCTGCCATGTGCGGCTCGTCCGCATGCGGCCGGATGCCAGCGAGCTGACGGATTTCTTCCTCTGGCTCTCCATCGGCGGTGCCCTCGGCGGGCTTCTCAACGGGGTCATCGCGCCGACGTTCTTCTCCCGCTCCCTGGAGTTCCCCATCGCGCTGGTGCTCGCGGGCCTCTGCCGCGTCGGTTCCAAGCTCGCGGAAACGACCTCGCGCGCGCGGCTGCTCGATGGCGCCATCCCCCTCGGCGTCGGGGCGCTCCTCTTCGCCGTCCTCTACTTCGGAGAAAAGCGCGACCTCACCGACTCGCCGCTCTACGTCCTCGCGGTGGCCATTCCGTTCGTCCTCAATTACGCCTCGCGCGCCCGCGTCCCGCGCTTCGCCTTGGGCATCGGGGCCATCCTGCTCGCGACGGGGCTGCACACCGGATCGATGTCTGGGCTTCTGTACATCGACCGCAACTTCTTCGGTGTGATCCGCGTGGCCGAGAACAAAGGTTTCCACGTGTTCTCGAGCGGCAACATCATCCACGGCATCCAATACACGGCCCCCGAACGCCGGCGCGATCCCCTCGCCTACTACCATCGACGCGGCCCTCTCGGGGACGTGTTCCAAGCCTACGGCGACCGGCTCCATTCCGTCGGCGTCGTTGGCCTCGGCGCAGGAACCATGGCGGCGTACGCCAAGGCGGATCAGACGTGGACCTTCTACGAGATCAACCCCGCCGTCGTGCGGGTGGCACAGACGCCGAGCCTCTTCACGTACCTGTCCGACGCGTTTCCCCACGAGCGCGGGCTGCGCGTCGAAGTGGGCGATGCGCGGCTTCGCATCGAGGAGGCTCGCGATGCATCGTACTCGCTCATCGTGCTCGATGCGTTCAGCTCCGATGCGGTGCCCGTTCATCTGCTCACGCGCGAAGCCATCGACTTGTACAAGCGCAAGCTCGAGCCCCATGGCCTTCTCGCGTTCCACATTTCGAATCGGTTTCTCCGACTCGGCCCGGTGATGGCCAGCATTGCAGGCGACCGCGCCCTGCACTTGGTGGGCAAGAGCCTTCTGTCGCCGAGCAAAGAGCTGCTCGACGACGGGCTCCAGCCCTCCACGTGGCTGGTGATGTCCGAAAGCGCCGACACGCTCGAGCCGCTCGTGCAGCGCGGATATCAGGCGGTCCACGCCAAGGAGGGCATGCGCGTTTGGACCGACGATTACTCGGATATCATCGGCGCCTATCGACTTTAG
- a CDS encoding DUF4132 domain-containing protein: MGTRSKQEPRAALGDERRDVCDGGLEAAMLEGRPMTLEAIRGDLAGGALVVRAADGTLAMVTASTIMTPAGVPKELEESAALTVVHPADLTDAERGALWILLVDGGALQPILQLARAVHRVAEKGSTSVTLPVRGGRSAKPFWKKGWKPIFEEEGWDRAASESEKEYPFFGLKARWEHAPTIAASWESYEHPQPSETETLSFTRDGAWISLGEVPARLYSEVVCELVPESAAEVAARKRLANTARKPKEELRATTFDRVSDRILQLRSSRNRAIDAGRAIERLGDAAIRTVELIATAKAADTASLARALGCDLAEAEKTLLAIESAISKRRK; the protein is encoded by the coding sequence ATGGGAACTCGTTCGAAACAAGAGCCACGGGCCGCATTGGGCGACGAGCGCAGGGACGTTTGCGACGGCGGACTCGAGGCGGCCATGCTCGAGGGTCGCCCGATGACGCTCGAGGCCATTCGCGGCGACCTGGCAGGCGGCGCGTTGGTGGTGCGGGCGGCGGACGGTACGCTCGCGATGGTGACGGCGTCGACCATCATGACCCCGGCGGGCGTGCCCAAGGAGCTCGAGGAAAGCGCTGCGCTCACGGTCGTGCATCCCGCCGATCTCACGGATGCCGAACGGGGTGCGCTGTGGATACTCCTCGTGGACGGCGGCGCTCTCCAACCGATTCTGCAACTCGCGCGGGCCGTGCATCGCGTGGCCGAGAAAGGGAGCACTTCCGTCACGCTCCCCGTACGCGGTGGCCGCTCCGCCAAACCCTTCTGGAAAAAGGGCTGGAAGCCCATCTTCGAGGAAGAGGGATGGGACCGCGCGGCATCCGAATCCGAGAAGGAGTACCCCTTTTTCGGGCTCAAAGCGCGTTGGGAACACGCGCCCACCATCGCCGCGAGCTGGGAGTCGTACGAGCATCCCCAGCCATCGGAGACCGAAACCCTCTCGTTTACCCGAGACGGTGCATGGATATCGCTCGGTGAAGTCCCCGCCCGTCTGTACAGCGAAGTGGTGTGCGAGCTCGTCCCGGAGAGCGCCGCGGAAGTGGCGGCGCGCAAACGGCTCGCGAACACAGCGCGCAAGCCAAAAGAAGAGCTCCGCGCGACGACCTTCGATCGCGTTTCGGATCGCATCCTCCAACTTCGAAGTTCCCGCAATCGAGCCATCGACGCCGGGCGCGCCATCGAGCGCCTGGGGGACGCCGCGATCCGCACCGTCGAGCTCATAGCAACAGCCAAGGCCGCCGACACGGCGTCGCTCGCTCGAGCATTGGGTTGTGACCTTGCCGAAGCGGAAAAGACGCTTCTCGCCATCGAAAGCGCGATCAGCAAACGTCGCAAATGA